The Sulfurovum sp. UBA12169 genome has a segment encoding these proteins:
- a CDS encoding uroporphyrinogen decarboxylase, which translates to MGKIFVDACLGKETPYTPVWMMRQAGRYLPEYREVRSQAGNFLNLCHDPHRACEVTLQPVDILDVDAAILFSDILVVPNEMGMKLDFITGEGPVFESPIKTQEDLDALIGGNEAASKLTYVYETIKLIKEQLAEDKALIGFTGAPWTLATYMIEGQGTKTYNICKKMMYSNPVLLHRILAKVTEVVKLYMEKQIQAGIDVVQIFDSWAAAIEPAKYDEFSWQYMVQIADYLKAKYPHIPIIMFPKGVPAFLDNVYGNFDVFGVDWSTPMVLAKEKLGKKYVLQGNMEPCRLYSQEATRECVESLANTMKEGRHIFNLGHGILPDVPVENAKYFVNLCQELSKRG; encoded by the coding sequence ATGGGTAAAATATTTGTAGATGCCTGTTTGGGCAAAGAGACACCCTATACTCCGGTTTGGATGATGCGGCAGGCAGGCCGTTATCTTCCGGAGTACAGGGAGGTCAGATCACAAGCAGGAAACTTTTTAAATTTATGCCATGATCCTCACAGAGCATGCGAAGTGACATTGCAGCCGGTGGATATTTTGGATGTGGATGCAGCGATCTTGTTTTCAGATATTCTGGTGGTTCCTAACGAAATGGGCATGAAGCTTGATTTTATTACGGGAGAGGGCCCTGTTTTTGAAAGCCCTATCAAAACGCAAGAGGATCTTGATGCGCTCATCGGCGGCAATGAAGCAGCAAGCAAACTTACTTATGTGTATGAGACGATCAAACTGATCAAAGAGCAGCTCGCAGAAGATAAGGCGCTCATAGGATTTACCGGTGCTCCTTGGACATTGGCAACCTATATGATTGAAGGGCAGGGGACAAAAACATACAATATCTGTAAAAAAATGATGTACTCAAACCCTGTGCTTTTGCACCGCATCTTGGCAAAAGTCACCGAAGTGGTGAAGCTGTATATGGAAAAACAGATCCAAGCAGGTATCGATGTAGTGCAGATCTTTGACAGCTGGGCGGCAGCGATCGAACCGGCCAAATATGATGAGTTTTCATGGCAATACATGGTGCAGATCGCTGACTACCTCAAGGCAAAATACCCTCATATTCCTATCATTATGTTCCCCAAAGGAGTGCCTGCCTTTTTGGACAACGTGTACGGAAACTTTGATGTGTTTGGTGTGGATTGGTCCACGCCTATGGTGCTTGCCAAAGAAAAATTGGGTAAAAAATATGTCCTTCAGGGCAATATGGAACCGTGCCGTCTTTACTCGCAAGAAGCGACCAGAGAGTGCGTAGAATCTTTGGCAAACACGATGAAAGAGGGAAGACACATTTTCAACCTCGGTCACGGTATCTTGCCTGATGTGCCTGTAGAAAATGCAAAATATTTTGTAAACCTCTGCCAAGAACTTTCCAAAAGAGGGTAG
- a CDS encoding aspartate-semialdehyde dehydrogenase, with amino-acid sequence MKKYNVAVVGASGAVGEEIFRVLEETKFPINDILPLASARSAGGEIECQGEVYRIEELTPEVFEGRDIDIAFFSAGGSISAKYAQYAVEAGAVVIDNTSHFRMDPKVPLVVPEVNPEDIKRWEETGIIANPNCSTIQMVHLLKPLHDLYGIKRVDVSTYQAVSGAGKKGMEELVMQMQAFFNFSLDQAKVEAFAHRIALNVIPQIDAAQPNGYTKEEMKMVNETNKIMHSSIAVSATCVRVPVLRSHSESITITFEENVDVDVQKAKEALSAFENVVVIDNLEKGEYPMPATATDTDETYVGRIRKDLFAKNMLHLWGVADQVRVGAATNAVRIAQKWIKLEHE; translated from the coding sequence ATGAAAAAATATAATGTTGCTGTTGTAGGTGCCTCCGGGGCGGTAGGTGAAGAGATCTTTAGAGTACTGGAAGAGACAAAGTTTCCTATCAATGATATTTTGCCGCTCGCAAGTGCAAGAAGCGCAGGAGGTGAGATTGAGTGCCAGGGGGAAGTTTACCGGATAGAGGAGTTGACGCCTGAGGTGTTTGAAGGAAGAGATATTGATATCGCTTTTTTCTCGGCAGGCGGGAGTATTTCTGCAAAATATGCACAATATGCCGTTGAAGCAGGGGCGGTTGTTATCGATAACACTTCACACTTCAGAATGGATCCAAAAGTACCATTGGTGGTGCCTGAGGTAAACCCTGAAGATATCAAGCGCTGGGAAGAGACGGGAATCATCGCCAACCCTAATTGCTCTACTATTCAGATGGTACACCTCCTTAAACCGCTTCATGATCTTTACGGGATTAAAAGAGTGGATGTGAGTACCTACCAGGCAGTAAGCGGGGCAGGGAAAAAAGGAATGGAAGAGCTTGTGATGCAGATGCAGGCTTTTTTCAATTTCTCTTTAGATCAAGCCAAGGTGGAAGCCTTTGCGCACAGAATCGCGCTCAATGTCATTCCCCAAATTGATGCGGCTCAGCCCAACGGTTACACCAAAGAAGAGATGAAAATGGTGAATGAAACCAATAAGATCATGCACTCTTCCATCGCTGTATCGGCAACCTGCGTACGTGTGCCTGTACTTAGAAGCCACAGCGAATCCATCACGATTACTTTTGAAGAGAATGTTGATGTGGATGTACAAAAAGCCAAAGAGGCTTTGTCGGCTTTTGAAAATGTTGTTGTTATAGACAACCTTGAAAAAGGCGAATATCCGATGCCTGCCACGGCAACCGATACCGATGAAACCTATGTGGGGCGGATCAGAAAAGATCTTTTTGCAAAAAATATGCTGCACCTTTGGGGTGTGGCCGATCAGGTACGGGTAGGCGCTGCGACCAATGCAGTAAGGATCGCGCAAAAATGGATTAAATTGGAGCATGAATGA
- a CDS encoding DNA gyrase subunit A, whose protein sequence is MSDLFEDQNNIEEVLIEDSIKSSYLDYSMSVIIGRALPDARDGLKPVHRRILYAMNELNLSHRNPYKKSARIVGDVIGKYHPHGDTAVYDALVRMAQDFSMQAPLIDGQGNFGSVDGDSAAAMRYTEARMTKIAEDLLNDLEKDTVDFVPNYDDSMSEPDVLPSRVPNLLLNGSSGIAVGMATNIPPHRLDELIEALVLRIDDPRTTVEDMMGKVQGPDFPTGGIIFGRKGITDAYTTGRGRIKVRAKTHIEEKGSREIIVIDELPYQVNKARLIENIAQLVREKHIEGISEIRDESDREGIRVVMELKRDAMSEIVLNNLLKSTQMQVTFGIIMLAITNKEPKVFNLLELFDLFLKHRKTVVIRRTIFDLEKARARAHILEGLKIAVDNIDEVIKIIRASNDDTEAKENLMGRFELSEIQAKAILEMRLRRLTGLEIEKIENELAELRRLIEELESILKSEEKINQIIKAELIEIKEKYTTARRTEIIDDYDDIDIEDLIPDEPMVVTITHRGYIKRVPVKSYEKQHRGGKGKIAVTTHEDDFIERFFISTTHDTLMFVTDKGQLYWLKVYRIPEGSRTAKGKAVVNLINLEQDEKIMAIIPTTDFDADKGLVFFTKNGIVKRTNLSEYANIRSNGVRAINLDEDDELVEAKIVKPDTKWLFVATKKGLCIRFKVEEAREIGRVARGVTAIKFKIAGDYVCGATTIENEEDELLMISEKGLGKRTTASEYREQNRAGKGVISMKLTPKTGDVIGVVFVEEDKDLMCLTSIGKMIRVDMETIRKAGRNTSGVKIVNVEKEDKVVSIAKCSKEEEPSADDEEENTNNTLGL, encoded by the coding sequence ATGAGTGATTTGTTTGAAGATCAAAACAATATTGAAGAGGTGCTGATAGAAGACAGTATCAAATCGAGCTATCTTGACTATTCGATGAGTGTAATTATCGGTCGAGCGCTGCCCGATGCCAGAGACGGGCTTAAACCGGTACACCGCAGAATACTCTATGCGATGAATGAACTCAATCTTTCTCACAGAAATCCCTATAAAAAATCCGCACGTATCGTCGGGGATGTGATCGGTAAGTATCACCCGCACGGAGATACGGCAGTGTACGATGCGCTTGTGCGTATGGCTCAGGATTTTTCGATGCAGGCGCCGCTGATAGACGGACAAGGAAACTTTGGGTCTGTCGATGGGGACAGCGCTGCTGCGATGAGATATACCGAAGCGCGTATGACAAAAATCGCCGAAGATCTTTTGAATGATCTGGAAAAAGATACGGTTGACTTTGTGCCTAACTATGATGACTCTATGAGCGAACCCGATGTGCTGCCTTCGCGTGTGCCAAACCTCCTTCTTAACGGAAGTTCCGGTATTGCTGTAGGTATGGCCACCAACATTCCCCCGCACCGTCTGGATGAACTTATTGAGGCGCTGGTCTTGCGCATTGATGATCCTCGGACCACCGTTGAAGATATGATGGGCAAGGTGCAGGGGCCTGATTTTCCGACAGGAGGTATCATTTTTGGGCGAAAAGGTATTACTGATGCCTACACAACGGGACGCGGACGTATCAAGGTGCGCGCCAAAACACACATAGAAGAGAAGGGAAGCCGAGAGATTATTGTGATCGATGAGCTTCCTTACCAGGTGAACAAAGCAAGGTTGATTGAAAACATCGCCCAATTGGTTCGCGAGAAACATATCGAAGGCATTTCTGAAATCAGAGACGAATCTGATCGGGAAGGTATCCGTGTTGTAATGGAACTCAAACGTGATGCAATGAGCGAGATTGTCCTCAATAATCTTTTGAAAAGCACACAGATGCAGGTAACCTTCGGCATCATCATGCTTGCTATCACCAACAAAGAACCAAAAGTTTTCAATCTTCTGGAGCTTTTTGATCTCTTTTTGAAGCATAGAAAAACCGTTGTGATCCGCAGAACCATTTTTGATCTTGAAAAAGCAAGAGCAAGAGCCCATATCTTAGAAGGCCTCAAAATCGCTGTAGACAACATCGATGAGGTGATCAAGATCATTCGTGCAAGCAATGACGATACGGAGGCCAAAGAGAATCTGATGGGGCGTTTTGAGCTTTCAGAGATTCAAGCCAAAGCGATTTTGGAGATGAGACTAAGACGTTTAACGGGCCTTGAGATCGAAAAGATCGAGAATGAACTTGCCGAACTCAGAAGACTTATCGAAGAACTTGAAAGTATTCTCAAAAGTGAAGAAAAGATCAATCAGATCATCAAAGCAGAACTTATAGAGATCAAAGAAAAATACACCACAGCGCGCCGTACGGAGATCATTGATGACTATGATGACATAGATATCGAAGATTTGATTCCCGATGAGCCGATGGTGGTAACGATTACACACCGCGGATATATCAAGCGCGTACCGGTTAAATCATATGAAAAGCAGCACCGCGGAGGAAAAGGCAAGATCGCCGTGACTACCCACGAAGATGACTTTATCGAGCGTTTCTTTATTTCTACAACCCACGATACGCTCATGTTTGTCACCGACAAAGGGCAGCTCTATTGGCTCAAAGTATACCGTATTCCCGAAGGAAGCCGTACAGCCAAAGGCAAAGCCGTGGTAAATTTGATCAATCTTGAGCAAGACGAGAAGATCATGGCGATCATTCCGACTACGGATTTTGATGCAGATAAAGGATTGGTATTCTTTACGAAAAACGGTATTGTCAAGCGAACAAACCTTTCAGAATATGCAAATATCAGAAGCAACGGTGTCAGAGCGATCAACTTGGATGAAGATGATGAACTGGTGGAAGCCAAGATCGTTAAGCCTGACACCAAATGGCTTTTTGTTGCGACAAAAAAAGGTCTTTGTATACGGTTTAAGGTAGAAGAAGCTAGAGAGATCGGCCGAGTGGCAAGAGGAGTCACGGCGATCAAGTTTAAGATCGCAGGGGACTATGTGTGCGGTGCGACAACGATTGAAAATGAAGAAGACGAATTGCTTATGATCAGCGAAAAAGGCCTTGGAAAACGAACAACAGCGAGTGAATACCGAGAACAGAACAGGGCCGGCAAAGGGGTTATTTCTATGAAGCTGACCCCCAAAACAGGCGATGTGATTGGTGTGGTGTTTGTGGAAGAAGACAAGGATTTGATGTGTCTGACCAGTATCGGAAAAATGATCCGTGTAGATATGGAAACGATCCGTAAAGCCGGAAGAAACACCTCGGGTGTCAAGATTGTCAATGTGGAAAAAGAAGACAAGGTCGTAAGTATCGCCAAGTGTTCCAAAGAAGAAGAGCCAAGCGCTGACGATGAAGAAGAAAATACAAATAATACACTAGGATTATAA
- the exbB gene encoding TonB-system energizer ExbB, which yields MPIEEIKNIIDYGIIGLLGLLSFFTFAFAIERVLYYRSVKLSSYHNKTALELDLSKHLATIASIGSNAPYIGLLGTVLAIILTFYIVGEQQDTINPGEIMKHLALALKATAAGLFVAIPATVIYNALLAKTDTILARWEIRQEQQGNTDA from the coding sequence ATGCCCATCGAAGAGATAAAGAATATTATTGATTACGGGATAATCGGTTTGCTTGGTTTGCTTAGCTTTTTTACTTTTGCTTTCGCTATCGAAAGAGTGCTTTATTACCGTTCCGTTAAACTTTCCAGCTATCATAACAAGACTGCGCTGGAGCTTGATCTGTCCAAACATTTGGCCACTATCGCTTCCATAGGTTCCAATGCGCCCTATATCGGCCTTTTGGGTACGGTTTTGGCAATTATCCTTACTTTTTATATCGTCGGAGAGCAGCAAGACACGATCAATCCGGGCGAGATCATGAAGCACCTTGCCTTGGCGCTTAAAGCAACTGCGGCAGGACTTTTTGTTGCTATCCCCGCTACGGTGATCTACAATGCACTGCTTGCCAAAACAGATACCATTTTGGCACGATGGGAAATACGCCAAGAGCAGCAAGGCAACACAGACGCATGA
- a CDS encoding biopolymer transporter ExbD, whose product MRRERFDKMNVVPFIDIVLVLLVIVLATATFVVNQTIKIDLPTASSEISEERKSIHIAITKEGEYFYEKEMLEFKTVKEKLLALDPKKDIISLHTDKEAQFQKFVDIIDILKSKGFENISVVTKK is encoded by the coding sequence ATGAGACGCGAACGCTTTGATAAGATGAATGTCGTTCCTTTTATCGACATTGTGCTTGTACTGCTGGTTATTGTATTGGCTACGGCTACTTTTGTTGTCAATCAAACCATTAAAATCGATCTGCCTACGGCTAGTTCGGAAATCAGTGAAGAGAGAAAAAGCATCCATATCGCCATCACTAAAGAAGGGGAGTATTTTTACGAAAAAGAGATGCTTGAGTTTAAAACAGTCAAAGAAAAACTCCTTGCACTCGATCCCAAAAAAGACATAATCTCTTTGCATACAGACAAAGAAGCACAATTTCAAAAGTTTGTAGATATCATCGATATTCTCAAGTCCAAAGGGTTTGAGAACATCTCCGTCGTTACAAAAAAGTAA
- a CDS encoding thiol reductase thioredoxin, translating into MILEELQECIKKEKGVLVYFSGEHCSVCHALKPKVKEMADMHFPLLKQIYLNAHENLDISVHFQVFSVPTMVVFLDGKEFAREGRAVSLHQLTRKLQRPYEMMTG; encoded by the coding sequence ATGATCCTGGAGGAACTGCAAGAGTGTATCAAAAAAGAAAAAGGTGTTTTGGTTTATTTTTCAGGTGAGCACTGCAGTGTATGCCATGCGCTTAAACCGAAGGTAAAAGAGATGGCAGATATGCATTTTCCGCTGCTAAAGCAAATCTATCTCAATGCCCATGAAAACCTCGATATTTCTGTGCATTTTCAAGTCTTTTCTGTGCCGACAATGGTTGTTTTTCTGGACGGAAAAGAGTTTGCCAGAGAGGGCAGAGCAGTGAGCTTGCATCAGCTTACCCGGAAACTGCAAAGACCCTATGAGATGATGACCGGATAA
- a CDS encoding YebC/PmpR family DNA-binding transcriptional regulator, with product MGRAFEYRKAAKLKRWGTMSKVFPKLGKLITMAAKDGGPDPDMNPKLRTAILNAKAQNMPKDNIEAAIKRASGKDAADIKEISYEAKAPHGVQLFIECATDNHTRTVANVKAILNRNKGEMLTSGSLDFMFTRKSVFVFDKKEGMDTEELELDLIDFGLEEIEEDKEPQESGSDKEIVRIYGAFTAFGELTKALEERGIEITKAEIQRIANTPIELNDKQLAEVESLIDKLEDDDDVQTVYTNIE from the coding sequence ATGGGTAGAGCGTTTGAATACCGAAAAGCAGCAAAACTAAAACGATGGGGGACAATGTCTAAAGTTTTCCCCAAATTAGGGAAACTAATCACCATGGCCGCCAAAGACGGCGGGCCGGACCCGGATATGAACCCCAAGCTTCGTACCGCTATCCTCAATGCTAAAGCGCAAAACATGCCAAAAGACAACATCGAAGCGGCCATCAAAAGGGCATCAGGCAAAGATGCGGCAGACATTAAAGAGATAAGTTATGAGGCAAAAGCTCCTCATGGCGTGCAGCTTTTTATTGAATGCGCTACAGACAACCATACAAGAACCGTTGCCAATGTCAAAGCGATACTCAACAGAAACAAAGGAGAAATGCTCACAAGCGGCTCTTTGGATTTTATGTTTACGCGCAAATCAGTCTTTGTCTTTGACAAAAAAGAAGGGATGGATACCGAAGAGCTTGAACTTGATCTCATAGATTTTGGCCTCGAAGAGATAGAGGAAGACAAAGAGCCCCAAGAAAGCGGCAGCGATAAAGAGATTGTGAGAATTTACGGTGCATTTACTGCCTTTGGAGAGTTGACCAAAGCGCTTGAAGAGAGAGGTATCGAAATCACTAAAGCAGAAATTCAGCGTATCGCCAACACCCCCATCGAACTCAACGATAAACAGCTCGCAGAGGTAGAGTCGCTCATCGACAAATTAGAAGACGATGATGACGTCCAGACAGTCTATACCAATATCGAATAA
- a CDS encoding ABC transporter ATP-binding protein, which translates to MLSTVNLTQRYGKRVLFDKINITLDAGKRYGLIGANGAGKSTFIKILSGEIEPSEGEVQLQPGLKLGVLSQNQYAFENFTLKDAVLYGNKKLFDAQKEKERLYMEGDFESDEVNNRLAELEMICADEDPTYESEVKIEKLLESLGFPASQHEQLMSSLTGGDKFKILLAQVLFLKPDVLLLDEPTNNLDMETIAWLENELKRHEGTMVVISHDRHFLNGVVTHILDLDFQNIREFTGNYDDWYIAANLLSKQAETDRSKALKEKDELEKFIARFSANASKAKQATSRQKQLDKLDISEIKLSSRRDPSIMFKPHREIGNEVLEVKDLCKSYGEEKVLENISFTLKRGDKVALIGSNGAGKTTLLEILMEKIKPDSGNFTWGQTITTSYFPQNTTDIVAGDEELPQWLQSHDPKWHIDDLRKCLGRMLFTGEEQKKKVGSCSGGEKHRIMLSKMMMDSANFLVLDEPNNHLDLEAIVALGEALHNYQGNVICVSHDRELIDAFANRIIKLCEDGRIIDFEGDYETFVESFGNHC; encoded by the coding sequence GTGTTAAGTACAGTCAACCTCACACAGCGTTACGGAAAGCGAGTGCTTTTTGATAAAATAAATATCACTTTAGATGCAGGAAAAAGATACGGCCTTATCGGCGCGAATGGCGCTGGAAAATCGACTTTTATTAAAATTCTCTCGGGAGAGATTGAGCCAAGCGAAGGAGAAGTACAGCTTCAGCCCGGACTCAAATTGGGCGTATTGAGCCAAAACCAATATGCTTTTGAAAATTTTACCCTCAAGGACGCCGTACTTTATGGGAACAAAAAACTTTTCGATGCACAAAAAGAGAAAGAAAGACTTTATATGGAAGGTGATTTTGAAAGCGATGAGGTCAACAACCGTCTCGCTGAGCTTGAAATGATCTGTGCAGATGAAGACCCTACCTATGAGAGCGAAGTCAAAATAGAGAAACTTCTTGAGTCTTTGGGCTTTCCTGCAAGCCAGCATGAACAACTGATGAGTTCACTTACAGGGGGCGACAAATTTAAGATTTTGCTTGCCCAGGTTCTTTTTTTGAAGCCTGATGTCCTGCTGCTTGATGAGCCCACCAACAACCTCGATATGGAGACGATCGCATGGCTTGAAAATGAACTGAAACGTCACGAGGGAACCATGGTGGTTATCTCTCACGACAGACATTTTCTTAACGGTGTAGTAACGCATATCCTTGATCTTGATTTTCAAAATATCCGTGAATTTACGGGCAATTATGATGACTGGTATATCGCAGCAAACCTTTTGTCAAAACAAGCCGAAACAGACAGAAGCAAAGCACTCAAAGAGAAGGATGAGCTTGAAAAATTTATTGCAAGATTTTCTGCCAATGCTTCTAAAGCAAAGCAGGCAACAAGCCGACAAAAACAATTGGATAAACTTGATATCAGCGAGATAAAACTCTCAAGCCGAAGAGATCCGTCCATCATGTTTAAGCCTCATCGCGAGATAGGAAACGAAGTGCTTGAGGTGAAGGATCTTTGTAAAAGCTACGGTGAAGAAAAAGTATTGGAAAATATCTCGTTTACGCTTAAGCGCGGCGATAAAGTAGCGCTTATCGGCTCCAACGGTGCGGGTAAAACCACTTTGCTTGAGATTCTTATGGAAAAGATTAAACCAGACAGCGGAAATTTTACCTGGGGACAGACGATCACGACAAGTTATTTTCCTCAAAATACGACGGATATTGTCGCAGGAGACGAAGAACTTCCGCAGTGGCTGCAATCTCATGACCCAAAATGGCATATTGATGATCTTCGCAAGTGTTTGGGACGTATGCTTTTTACCGGAGAAGAGCAGAAGAAAAAAGTGGGAAGCTGTTCCGGAGGAGAGAAACACCGCATCATGCTAAGCAAGATGATGATGGACAGTGCCAATTTTCTTGTGCTTGATGAGCCCAACAACCATCTTGATCTCGAAGCAATCGTGGCATTAGGCGAAGCGCTGCATAACTATCAGGGCAATGTAATCTGTGTTTCCCATGACAGGGAACTTATCGATGCATTTGCCAACAGAATTATCAAGTTGTGTGAAGACGGCCGGATCATTGATTTTGAAGGAGATTATGAAACTTTTGTGGAATCTTTCGGCAACCACTGTTAG
- the ppk2 gene encoding polyphosphate kinase 2 yields the protein MSLQKATYASNLPEYTVKHSKVFKGNGKMESKFYEEEALKLQYELVKLQKWVIEQNKRLLVIVEGLDGAGKSSTIKEFSRFLNPREARTVALPKPNSKETGQWYFQRYFKQLPNEGEMVFFDRSWYNRAGIEHIFGFCTPQQHQHFYSQVNGVEEMLVDDGILFFKFYLTISRDTQANRLKDREKDPLKNWKITPLDYKSHEAYDDYIALRDKMFAKTGTSYAPWCELDANDKKRAKLNAIRYLLCNIEYEDKDKSVCAGVDEKIVTLHNKGRLEENETA from the coding sequence ATGAGTTTACAAAAAGCAACCTATGCATCGAACCTGCCTGAATATACGGTAAAACATTCCAAAGTCTTTAAGGGCAACGGCAAAATGGAAAGCAAATTTTATGAGGAAGAGGCTTTAAAGCTTCAATACGAACTTGTCAAGCTCCAAAAGTGGGTTATCGAGCAAAACAAACGTCTGCTTGTGATCGTCGAGGGCCTGGACGGTGCCGGAAAAAGTTCGACCATCAAAGAGTTCAGCCGGTTTCTTAACCCTCGAGAAGCACGGACCGTGGCGCTGCCGAAGCCTAACTCAAAAGAAACGGGCCAGTGGTATTTTCAGCGATATTTCAAGCAGCTTCCCAATGAGGGGGAAATGGTTTTTTTTGACAGAAGCTGGTACAACCGTGCAGGCATTGAGCATATCTTTGGTTTTTGTACCCCTCAGCAGCATCAGCACTTTTACAGCCAGGTTAACGGGGTTGAAGAGATGCTGGTGGATGACGGCATTTTATTTTTCAAATTTTATCTCACCATCTCACGAGATACTCAAGCAAACCGTCTCAAAGACAGAGAGAAGGATCCGCTGAAAAATTGGAAAATAACCCCGCTTGACTATAAATCACACGAAGCGTATGATGATTATATTGCGCTGAGAGACAAGATGTTTGCTAAGACAGGCACATCCTATGCCCCTTGGTGTGAACTGGATGCGAATGACAAAAAAAGAGCCAAACTCAATGCGATAAGATATCTGCTTTGCAACATCGAGTATGAAGACAAAGATAAGAGTGTATGTGCAGGTGTAGATGAAAAAATTGTCACCCTGCACAATAAGGGCCGGCTTGAAGAAAACGAAACTGCCTGA
- a CDS encoding DNA recombination protein RmuC: MQNWIEKLQHDSTFLLIVSIALVVLLIIVLIVVIYSSKSKTLAQKVAELQESHLEKERKIEKLEQELTTLNIKNASNEQELQQFAETKGILGSKEELLASIQAKYNELEKLQSQTKTKLENIETLYEKLSADHKALQERNEILLEDNNKHRTNNARLLTKLESDARHTAAKLEMIQSNKEQLKEEFEVLARKVFEGNSQKFAEFSRQNLDSMIKPLQTQIAEFKKQVAQTYDTESQDRAVLKNEINSLKELNQKISQDAINLTNALKGKNKQQGVWGEMVLEHVLEASGLRKGFEFEREVNLRTEEGEILRPDVIVHLPDKRDVIIDAKTSLVAYERYINAHEDEKPYHLTIHLDSIRSHIDGLSQKNYERLKEINTLDFIFMFMPIEGALAIALEHDSSIYDNAFKKKILLVGPTTLLVAMRAVENIWKYERQNQNVKEIARRAGAMYDKFVGFSEDLIKISKQIDSIQNSFHAAKNKLSDGRGNLVRQVQQLKELGVQTSKEIPVELKERNQ; this comes from the coding sequence ATGCAAAATTGGATTGAAAAACTTCAGCATGATTCTACTTTTTTACTTATCGTCAGTATCGCTTTGGTGGTCTTGCTGATAATCGTATTGATCGTTGTGATCTATTCAAGCAAAAGCAAAACATTGGCCCAAAAAGTAGCCGAACTTCAAGAGAGCCATTTGGAAAAAGAGAGAAAAATAGAGAAACTCGAACAGGAACTGACGACGCTTAATATTAAAAATGCAAGCAATGAGCAGGAGTTGCAGCAATTTGCGGAAACAAAAGGAATATTGGGATCCAAAGAAGAGCTGCTTGCAAGCATTCAGGCTAAATACAATGAGCTTGAAAAGCTGCAAAGTCAAACAAAAACAAAACTTGAAAACATAGAGACGCTCTATGAGAAGCTCTCTGCAGACCATAAAGCGCTGCAAGAACGCAACGAAATTTTGCTTGAAGACAACAACAAGCATCGCACAAATAATGCCAGATTGCTTACAAAATTGGAATCTGATGCGAGGCATACAGCAGCAAAACTCGAGATGATACAGTCAAACAAAGAGCAGCTGAAAGAGGAGTTTGAAGTATTGGCCAGAAAAGTGTTTGAGGGCAATTCGCAAAAATTTGCAGAGTTCTCCAGGCAAAATCTAGACAGTATGATCAAGCCGCTTCAAACCCAGATCGCAGAGTTTAAAAAACAGGTGGCACAAACGTATGATACGGAGAGTCAAGACAGAGCGGTTCTTAAAAATGAGATCAACTCCCTCAAAGAGCTTAACCAAAAAATAAGTCAGGACGCTATCAATCTTACCAATGCACTTAAAGGCAAAAACAAACAGCAGGGGGTATGGGGCGAAATGGTGCTTGAGCATGTACTTGAAGCCTCCGGTCTTCGCAAAGGTTTTGAGTTTGAAAGAGAAGTAAATCTGCGTACGGAAGAGGGTGAAATCTTAAGGCCCGATGTGATCGTGCACCTTCCAGACAAAAGGGATGTCATTATTGACGCAAAAACTTCACTGGTCGCCTACGAGCGTTATATCAATGCCCATGAGGACGAGAAGCCTTATCATTTGACAATACATTTGGATTCTATCCGATCTCATATCGACGGACTTTCTCAGAAAAACTATGAACGTCTCAAAGAAATCAATACTTTGGATTTTATTTTTATGTTTATGCCCATTGAGGGAGCTTTGGCGATTGCTTTGGAGCATGACAGCAGTATTTATGACAATGCTTTTAAAAAGAAGATACTTCTTGTGGGGCCGACAACGCTATTGGTAGCCATGCGTGCAGTAGAAAACATATGGAAATACGAACGTCAAAATCAAAATGTCAAAGAGATCGCCAGACGCGCGGGAGCCATGTATGATAAATTTGTCGGATTTTCTGAAGATCTTATCAAGATATCCAAGCAGATAGATAGTATTCAAAACAGTTTTCATGCGGCCAAAAATAAACTAAGCGACGGAAGAGGCAACCTGGTGAGACAGGTACAGCAGCTTAAAGAGCTTGGCGTACAGACAAGCAAAGAGATTCCTGTGGAACTGAAAGAGAGAAATCAATGA